GGAACCTACTTCACCAGCAACCCGGACGTTTCCAGGTTTAAGCGGGAAGGCAAGCTGGAAGTGGAATTGCTGCCGCAGGGTACGTTCAGTGAAGCGATCCGGTTGGGGGGCAGCGGCATCCCGGCGTTTTACACACCGACCGCGGCAGGCACTCTGCTGGCGGAAGGAAAGGAAACGAGAGTTTTCGACGGCCGCGAATATGTGCTGGAGAGAAGCCTGCGGGCGGATGTGTCGCTGATCAAAGCGTACAAGTCGGACCGCTTTGGAAATCTGATCTACTATAAAACGGCGAGAAATTTCAATCCACTGATGGCGATGGCGGCCGATCTGACAATTGCGGAAGTGGACGAAATCGTTGAGATTGAAGAACTGGACCCGGAAATCGTTGTGACACCTCATATCTTTGTCGATATTGTAGTCCGGAAGGAGGTGATCGCATGATCGATTACCGGCCCTACATCGCCTGGCGGGCGGCGCAGGAACTGGAAGACGGCGATATCGTCAATCTGGGGATCGGGATCCCTGTCTTTGTGGCGGATTACATTCCTCCCGAACGGCAAGTGTTTCTACACTCGGAAAACGGTATTTTGGGTGTTGGGCCTACCCCTCCGCCCGAACGAGTCGATCCGGATCTGATCAATGCCAGCAAACTTCCGATTTCGGAGATGCCGGGGGCGTCATACTTCGATTCTGCCCTGTCGTTTGCGATGATGCGGGGCGGACATGTCGACAAAACGGTGATTGGTGCCCTGCAGGTCAGCGAAACAGGAGATATTGCCAACTGGGCGGTTCCCGGCAAAGACGTGCTCGG
The nucleotide sequence above comes from Effusibacillus pohliae DSM 22757. Encoded proteins:
- a CDS encoding CoA transferase subunit A, with the protein product MTAQEAISLIPNGASIMVGGFGLSGQPLSLIEALLKTDVRDLTVISNNVGQPGQGLGKLLLDNRLKKAIGTYFTSNPDVSRFKREGKLEVELLPQGTFSEAIRLGGSGIPAFYTPTAAGTLLAEGKETRVFDGREYVLERSLRADVSLIKAYKSDRFGNLIYYKTARNFNPLMAMAADLTIAEVDEIVEIEELDPEIVVTPHIFVDIVVRKEVIA
- a CDS encoding 3-oxoacid CoA-transferase subunit B, whose protein sequence is MIDYRPYIAWRAAQELEDGDIVNLGIGIPVFVADYIPPERQVFLHSENGILGVGPTPPPERVDPDLINASKLPISEMPGASYFDSALSFAMMRGGHVDKTVIGALQVSETGDIANWAVPGKDVLGVGGAMDLIVGARTVIVATTHLAPDGKPKLLPSCTYPLTARGEVDILVTEYCVFRFVDSKMILEELVDDMSLERLKEITPANFELSRNFRVVHRPDWLKQTAS